The Procambarus clarkii isolate CNS0578487 chromosome 37, FALCON_Pclarkii_2.0, whole genome shotgun sequence genome window below encodes:
- the LOC138371811 gene encoding uncharacterized protein, whose protein sequence is MTVNNQVVRRKMTVNNRVVRRKMTVNTQVVRKKMTVNTQVVRKKMTVNNQVVRKKMTVNNQVVRKKMSSSKQVCPEQILNSKILREEGRKMTVNNRVVRRKMTVNTQVVRRKMTVNNRVVRRKMTVNTQVVRKKMTVNNQVVRKKMTVNNQVVRKKMTVNNQVVRKKMSSSKQVCPEQILNSKILREESCKKEKICIGNIFMESHPPKKPSILS, encoded by the coding sequence ATGACTGTGAATAACCAAGTAGTCAGAAGGAAGATGACTGTGAATAACCGAGTAGTCAGAAGGAAGATGACTGTGAATACCCAAGTAGTCAGAAAGAAGATGACTGTGAATACCCAAGTAGTCAGAAAGAAGATGACTGTGAATAACCAAGTAGTCAGAAAGAAGATGACTGTGAATAACCAAGTAGTCAGAAAGAAGATGAGTTCCTCAAAGCAAGTCTGTCCTGAACAGATCTTAAACTCAAAAATATTacgagaggaaggaaggaagatgaCTGTGAATAACCGAGTAGTCAGAAGGAAGATGACCGTGAATACCCAAGTAGTCAGAAGGAAGATGACTGTGAATAACCGAGTAGTCAGAAGGAAGATGACCGTGAATACCCAAGTAGTCAGAAAGAAGATGACTGTGAATAACCAAGTAGTCAGAAAGAAGATGACTGTGAATAACCAAGTAGTCAGAAAGAAGATGACTGTGAATAACCAAGTAGTCAGAAAGAAGATGAGTTCCTCAAAGCAAGTCTGTCCTGAACAGATCTTAAACTCAAAAATATTACGAGAGGAATCATGCAAGAAAGAAAAAATATGTATTGGAAATATCTTCATGGAATCCCATCCCCCCAAAAAACCTTCGATTCTATCCTGA